From a single Elusimicrobiota bacterium genomic region:
- the rodA gene encoding rod shape-determining protein RodA — protein sequence MPIKVESAIRGRLDWSFLLAMAGLVCLGTLSMISAASPLPYYTQILQRHFIALAVGAVLFLIGFSFNYQIFQDQAKGVYAVILAILSGVLMMGITQRGHKAWFHLAFLTFQPAELARLAMILVMAAYLDFSARKITEFSAVFYALLLAAPIMILILKQPDFSTTLTFFPILIGMLFCAGARYAHILTVMGYGLVSLSMPMLYIFCQVRYPQAGPGTWPYFVLQTSRMGLTTVLALAALAALSLAAWRLCGWLRLQARPVYFIGVPMILGVGLASGVMVNRQLKGYQRNRFVAYVAPQSDIQGAAYHVHQSQIAIGSGGVFGKGLFAGTQSKLGFLPERHTDFIYAVIGEEMGFVGTMSLLALYLLLIGRIVAAGRSARDRYGYLICCGLAAMFAFELVLNVGMCLGLMPVAGIPLPLISYGGSSLVIALWSLGIVANIYSRRYALL from the coding sequence ATGCCAATTAAGGTCGAGTCGGCGATCAGGGGGCGGCTCGATTGGAGCTTTCTCCTGGCCATGGCGGGCCTCGTTTGTCTGGGCACCTTGTCCATGATCTCGGCAGCGAGCCCCCTTCCTTACTACACGCAGATACTCCAGCGTCATTTCATCGCCCTGGCCGTGGGGGCCGTTCTTTTCCTTATCGGGTTCAGCTTCAACTACCAAATTTTCCAGGATCAGGCCAAGGGTGTTTATGCCGTGATCTTGGCGATCCTGTCGGGAGTCCTCATGATGGGCATCACACAAAGAGGGCATAAGGCCTGGTTCCACCTGGCTTTCCTGACCTTCCAACCCGCGGAGCTGGCGCGCCTGGCCATGATCCTCGTCATGGCCGCGTACTTGGATTTCTCGGCCCGCAAGATCACGGAGTTCTCGGCCGTGTTCTACGCCTTGCTCCTGGCCGCACCCATTATGATCCTCATCCTTAAGCAGCCGGACTTCTCGACCACTCTTACCTTCTTTCCTATCCTGATCGGGATGCTTTTTTGCGCGGGGGCGCGGTACGCTCATATCTTGACCGTGATGGGATACGGGCTTGTTTCCTTGTCCATGCCCATGCTCTACATTTTCTGCCAGGTGCGTTATCCCCAGGCCGGGCCCGGAACCTGGCCTTATTTCGTGCTCCAGACCTCCCGGATGGGCCTCACCACGGTCCTGGCCTTGGCGGCCTTGGCCGCCTTGAGCCTGGCGGCCTGGCGTTTGTGCGGCTGGCTGCGCCTCCAGGCCCGTCCCGTCTATTTCATCGGGGTACCCATGATCCTGGGAGTGGGGCTGGCCTCCGGGGTCATGGTCAACCGCCAGCTCAAGGGCTATCAGCGCAACCGCTTCGTGGCTTACGTGGCTCCCCAGTCTGACATCCAGGGCGCGGCCTACCACGTGCACCAATCCCAGATCGCGATCGGCTCCGGCGGGGTATTCGGCAAGGGACTTTTCGCCGGAACTCAGTCCAAGCTGGGGTTCCTTCCGGAGCGCCACACGGATTTCATCTACGCCGTTATCGGGGAAGAGATGGGATTCGTCGGGACGATGAGCTTGTTGGCCCTCTATCTTCTTCTCATAGGGCGCATCGTGGCCGCCGGCAGATCCGCCCGGGACCGCTACGGGTATTTGATCTGCTGCGGCCTGGCCGCCATGTTCGCCTTCGAGCTGGTCTTGAACGTCGGCATGTGCCTGGGCCTTATGCCGGTCGCGGGGATTCCGCTTCCCCTGATTTCATACGGAGGCTCGAGCCTCGTCATCGCTTTGTGGTCGCTGGGCATCGTGGCCAATATTTATTCGCGGCGCTACGCGCTTTTGTAG
- a CDS encoding Rne/Rng family ribonuclease — protein MNENIEGETAPRDAKPETVPAEPQGAPAQPAGENRQHDGRRRRRRGGRERDGGRGERQPGQHQGQHQRQERPHHEGGGRPHENQHQHRSAKKVKREVLANTSFEETRIAILEDGRLSELLWERKSEASIVGNIYKGVVENVLPGISSAFVNIGFEKNAYLYISDVLGQRGAAIDATLKKGQQIMIQVAKEAIGTKGMKVTMDVSLPGRYLVFMPFQDTVGISKHIEDAHERKRLQTVVEGLAAAHLSGTGVVVRTEAEGASAEELEREVKYLFATWSAIQKKFETQPGPALLHKDLDLTLQVARDILSDQVYVYLLDNKENHKNVLDFVREISPDLCERVRCYDAKTPIFKAFNLEGEIENLRKIKVALPNGGSIVIQEAESLCAIDVNTGRFTGSKSQEETVTQTNIEAAHEIAHQIRLRNIGGIIVVDFIDMRKASNRNKVMEAFAQSVRSDRAKIRILPITRLGLIEMTRERKRESTVSLITDECPQCKGAGRVLSSETLRIRIQREIYEMTAGRPGGQIRLQLHPGLAEVFRSQQALIEKNIQRSIKINGEPMLPWEEYRIVLE, from the coding sequence ATGAACGAGAACATTGAAGGGGAAACGGCTCCCCGGGACGCGAAGCCGGAAACTGTCCCGGCCGAACCCCAAGGCGCGCCGGCGCAGCCTGCCGGCGAGAACCGCCAGCACGATGGCCGGCGCCGCCGCAGGCGGGGCGGGCGCGAGCGCGATGGAGGCAGGGGCGAGAGACAGCCCGGCCAGCATCAGGGCCAGCACCAGCGCCAGGAAAGGCCCCATCATGAGGGCGGAGGCAGGCCCCATGAAAATCAGCACCAGCACCGCTCCGCCAAGAAGGTCAAGCGCGAGGTTTTGGCCAATACGAGCTTCGAGGAGACGCGCATCGCGATCCTCGAGGACGGCCGGCTTTCCGAGCTTCTTTGGGAGCGCAAGAGCGAGGCCAGCATCGTCGGAAACATTTATAAAGGCGTGGTGGAAAACGTGCTTCCCGGAATCTCCTCGGCCTTCGTCAACATCGGCTTCGAGAAGAATGCCTACCTTTATATATCGGACGTTCTCGGCCAGCGCGGGGCCGCCATAGACGCCACGCTCAAGAAGGGCCAGCAGATCATGATCCAGGTGGCCAAGGAGGCCATCGGGACCAAGGGCATGAAGGTGACGATGGATGTCTCCCTTCCCGGGCGCTACCTCGTGTTCATGCCCTTTCAGGACACGGTGGGCATCTCCAAGCACATCGAGGACGCCCATGAGCGCAAAAGGCTCCAGACCGTGGTCGAGGGCCTGGCCGCGGCCCACCTGAGCGGCACAGGGGTCGTGGTGCGCACCGAGGCCGAGGGGGCCAGCGCCGAGGAGCTGGAGCGCGAAGTCAAGTACCTTTTCGCCACGTGGAGCGCCATCCAGAAGAAATTCGAGACCCAGCCGGGCCCAGCGCTTCTGCACAAGGACTTGGATCTGACCCTCCAGGTGGCCCGGGATATCCTCTCGGACCAGGTCTACGTCTACCTTCTCGACAACAAGGAGAACCACAAGAACGTCCTGGACTTCGTGCGCGAGATCTCCCCGGACCTCTGCGAGCGGGTGCGCTGTTACGACGCCAAGACGCCGATTTTCAAGGCCTTCAACCTGGAAGGTGAGATCGAGAATCTGCGCAAGATCAAGGTGGCTCTCCCGAACGGCGGCTCCATCGTGATCCAGGAAGCGGAGTCCCTCTGCGCCATAGACGTCAATACCGGGCGCTTCACGGGGTCTAAGTCCCAGGAGGAGACGGTCACCCAGACCAACATCGAGGCGGCCCACGAGATCGCGCATCAAATCCGCCTGCGCAACATCGGCGGGATCATCGTCGTGGACTTCATCGACATGAGGAAGGCCTCCAACCGCAATAAGGTCATGGAGGCCTTCGCCCAGTCCGTGAGGTCGGACCGGGCCAAGATCCGGATCCTCCCGATCACGAGGCTGGGCCTTATCGAGATGACGCGCGAGAGAAAGCGCGAATCTACGGTGAGCCTTATCACCGACGAGTGCCCGCAGTGCAAGGGTGCTGGCCGGGTCCTTTCGAGCGAGACCTTGCGCATCCGCATCCAGCGCGAGATCTACGAGATGACCGCGGGCCGCCCCGGCGGCCAAATACGCCTCCAACTCCATCCGGGCCTGGCCGAGGTGTTCCGGTCCCAGCAGGCCCTCATCGAGAAGAACATCCAGCGCTCGATCAAGATCAACGGCGAGCCCATGCTGCCCTGGGAGGAGTACCGCATCGTTCTCGAATGA
- a CDS encoding N-acetylmuramoyl-L-alanine amidase: MRRILLLPLLLLIGAGLSWAETLSVTVSGHRRDPLSAHKVGSAHYIGAKQAARLYGAQVYWYPVSGRVQMSLRGKPLLFLVESKTARLNGQEVRLEAPVIVRGSQAMVPLSFFLSEEFASWSGFETSFNPRTRLVAVDHESSIGPLRWFSYKGYTRVVLELSQKLRYNVAPRGVGGLELSIPFGALEGPEEAKIADGIVDSVILKPGSKAAVLSVKTAGAQVRWKIQELERPRRVVIDFSSDGVQASAPNPPREASDYKPETSMEGLSTAASPTAAKGRRRIVIDAGHGGKDSGATGRRGVQEKDINLLAAQELAALLNEEGHFDVLMTRNDDTFIPLAERSRLANEFGADLFISVHCNASRSSGDTGYEVYFLSEKASDPEAERPAEFENSVLKLEDHAPQDGQASILLGELSKTENINAASELAALIARSLSRRVALFNRGVKQAAFYVLRGTHAPSILVEMAYLTHRQDERKLESRKFRRKIVDGVYAGLVEYSKRQGWFANSEGEAHGQAAAGRH, translated from the coding sequence ATGAGGCGCATTCTCCTCCTGCCGTTGCTGCTGCTTATCGGGGCCGGTCTTTCCTGGGCCGAGACCTTGTCCGTGACCGTTTCCGGGCATAGGCGGGATCCCCTCTCGGCCCACAAGGTGGGCTCGGCGCATTACATCGGAGCCAAGCAGGCCGCCCGGCTTTACGGCGCCCAGGTCTACTGGTATCCGGTTTCCGGCCGGGTCCAAATGAGCTTGAGGGGCAAGCCCCTGCTCTTCCTGGTCGAGTCCAAGACCGCTCGCCTGAACGGCCAAGAAGTCCGGCTCGAGGCCCCGGTGATCGTGCGCGGCTCCCAGGCCATGGTGCCCCTGTCGTTCTTTCTCTCCGAGGAGTTCGCCTCCTGGTCAGGCTTTGAGACCTCCTTCAACCCCCGGACGCGCCTTGTCGCCGTGGACCACGAGAGCTCGATCGGCCCCCTGCGCTGGTTCTCCTACAAGGGCTATACCCGAGTGGTCCTCGAGCTGTCGCAGAAGCTGCGCTACAACGTGGCCCCCCGCGGGGTCGGGGGCCTCGAGCTCAGCATTCCTTTCGGCGCTCTGGAAGGTCCGGAGGAGGCGAAGATCGCGGATGGGATCGTGGACTCGGTCATTCTTAAGCCCGGCTCCAAGGCCGCCGTGCTCTCGGTCAAGACCGCCGGAGCCCAGGTGCGCTGGAAGATCCAGGAGCTCGAGCGGCCGCGGCGGGTGGTGATTGACTTTAGCTCCGATGGAGTCCAGGCTTCTGCTCCAAATCCCCCACGTGAAGCGTCCGACTACAAGCCCGAGACATCCATGGAAGGGCTCTCGACAGCGGCGTCTCCTACGGCCGCCAAAGGGAGACGCCGCATAGTGATAGATGCGGGACACGGGGGAAAGGACTCCGGAGCCACCGGCCGGCGCGGCGTCCAGGAGAAGGACATCAACCTTCTCGCGGCCCAGGAGCTGGCGGCTCTCTTGAACGAGGAGGGCCATTTCGATGTGCTCATGACCCGCAACGACGACACCTTCATCCCCTTGGCCGAGCGCTCGCGCCTGGCCAACGAGTTCGGGGCGGATCTCTTCATCTCCGTCCACTGCAACGCCTCCCGGAGCTCCGGAGACACCGGTTACGAGGTCTACTTCCTGTCCGAAAAGGCCTCCGACCCGGAGGCCGAGCGCCCAGCCGAGTTCGAGAACTCGGTCCTGAAGTTGGAGGACCACGCCCCCCAGGACGGCCAGGCCTCAATTCTCCTGGGGGAGCTCAGCAAGACAGAGAACATCAACGCCGCCTCGGAGCTCGCGGCCCTGATTGCGCGCTCGCTGTCGCGGCGAGTGGCTCTATTCAACCGCGGGGTCAAGCAGGCCGCCTTCTACGTTTTGCGCGGGACCCACGCCCCCTCGATCCTGGTCGAGATGGCCTATCTGACCCACAGGCAGGATGAGAGAAAGCTCGAATCCCGCAAATTCAGGCGCAAGATCGTGGACGGCGTTTACGCGGGCCTGGTCGAGTACTCCAAACGCCAGGGCTGGTTCGCGAATTCGGAGGGGGAGGCCCATGGGCAGGCTGCCGCCGGCCGTCACTGA
- a CDS encoding glutamate racemase: protein MALKSLAARPIGIFDSGLGGLTVFQALSRRMPHENLVYFGDTARVPYGSKSREAVTRYSLQVAEFLAGRGIKVLVVACNTSSALALEAIKRRLSIPVLGVIEPGARAAARATRRGTVGIIGTEATIASGAYERALKARSPRVKAVSRACPLFVPLVEEGWWAHPVAEAVAREYLGSLKRARVDSVILGCTHYPLLKNILGQVLGPRVNLIDSAEQTALETENLLENLNLRKKTGKAARAFYVSDSPERFLKLSRRLLGVKVGRVVRHPLD from the coding sequence ATGGCTTTGAAAAGCTTGGCGGCGCGGCCCATCGGGATATTCGACTCTGGCTTGGGGGGGCTTACCGTCTTCCAGGCTTTAAGCCGCCGCATGCCCCATGAAAATTTGGTTTATTTCGGCGATACGGCCCGCGTGCCCTACGGCTCAAAGTCCAGGGAGGCGGTGACGCGCTACTCCCTGCAGGTGGCCGAGTTCCTGGCCGGGCGCGGGATCAAGGTCCTGGTCGTGGCCTGCAACACCTCCTCAGCTTTGGCCCTGGAGGCGATCAAAAGGAGGCTGTCGATTCCCGTTCTCGGGGTGATCGAGCCCGGGGCCCGGGCCGCGGCCCGGGCGACACGGCGTGGCACGGTGGGCATCATCGGCACCGAGGCTACGATCGCCTCCGGGGCCTACGAGCGCGCGCTCAAGGCGCGCTCGCCCCGGGTCAAGGCCGTGAGCCGGGCCTGTCCCCTTTTCGTGCCCTTGGTCGAGGAGGGCTGGTGGGCGCACCCGGTGGCCGAGGCCGTGGCCAGGGAGTATTTAGGGTCCTTGAAAAGGGCGCGGGTAGATTCCGTTATTTTAGGGTGCACCCATTATCCTCTGTTGAAGAATATCTTGGGCCAAGTTCTCGGCCCCAGGGTCAATCTTATCGACTCGGCCGAGCAAACCGCTTTGGAGACGGAAAATCTGCTGGAGAATCTCAATCTGAGAAAGAAGACGGGCAAGGCCGCGCGGGCGTTCTACGTTTCGGACTCCCCGGAGCGCTTCCTGAAGCTAAGCAGGCGCCTCTTGGGGGTCAAGGTGGGACGGGTCGTTCGGCATCCGTTGGATTAG
- the rho gene encoding transcription termination factor Rho: MNEERPGQGGQNQRPFKRYGRPQHQHHKGQHHHHPNHHRRDGGGPPRDNRGGGPRPYVQSEAEKLFMGKTPVDPHQWIQLEKGSTDPSMRAMDLLCPIGRGTRGLIVAPPKAGKTTFLKQISNAVAGVDPKIKQFCLLIDERPEEVTDFKRSVPAEVVASSSDQSYDRHVAVAEGLMRQAVALASQGEDVFILLDSLTRLARVHNQFATGSRTMTGGLDSRAMEVPRRFFGAARKLEEGGSLTILATILVETGSKMDEVIFQEFKGTGNMELVLFRQAAEMRIFPALKVRDSGTRKEEKLLPSEVLEGVWKLRRHMAGLGDIEAIRAFNEMLRVQKTNKALLAALR, encoded by the coding sequence ATGAACGAGGAAAGGCCGGGACAGGGCGGACAAAACCAGAGGCCGTTCAAGAGATACGGCCGGCCCCAACATCAGCATCACAAGGGCCAGCATCATCACCATCCCAATCATCACCGCCGGGATGGGGGAGGTCCGCCCCGAGACAACCGCGGCGGGGGCCCGAGGCCCTATGTCCAGAGCGAGGCCGAGAAGCTTTTCATGGGCAAGACCCCGGTGGATCCCCACCAGTGGATACAGCTCGAGAAGGGCTCCACCGACCCCTCCATGAGGGCCATGGACCTCCTCTGCCCCATCGGGCGCGGCACCCGCGGCCTCATCGTGGCCCCGCCTAAGGCCGGCAAGACTACCTTCCTCAAGCAAATCTCCAACGCGGTGGCCGGGGTGGACCCCAAGATCAAGCAGTTCTGCCTTCTCATAGACGAGAGGCCCGAGGAAGTCACTGACTTCAAAAGGAGCGTGCCGGCCGAGGTCGTCGCCTCCTCGAGCGACCAAAGCTATGACCGGCACGTGGCCGTGGCCGAGGGTTTGATGCGCCAGGCCGTAGCCTTGGCCTCCCAGGGCGAGGACGTCTTCATCCTCCTCGATTCTCTGACGAGGCTTGCCCGGGTGCACAACCAGTTCGCCACGGGATCGCGCACCATGACCGGCGGCTTGGATTCCCGGGCCATGGAGGTGCCGCGCCGCTTCTTCGGCGCGGCCCGCAAGCTCGAGGAGGGGGGCTCGCTCACGATTCTGGCCACCATCCTGGTCGAGACCGGGAGCAAGATGGACGAGGTCATCTTCCAGGAGTTCAAGGGCACCGGAAACATGGAGCTCGTGCTGTTCCGGCAGGCCGCGGAGATGCGCATCTTCCCGGCCTTGAAGGTCCGCGACAGCGGGACCCGCAAGGAGGAGAAGCTCCTGCCGTCCGAGGTCCTGGAGGGGGTCTGGAAGCTGCGCCGCCACATGGCGGGCCTGGGCGACATCGAGGCCATCCGCGCCTTCAACGAAATGCTCCGCGTCCAAAAAACCAACAAAGCCTTATTGGCGGCCTTGCGCTGA
- a CDS encoding reactive intermediate/imine deaminase, with amino-acid sequence MATPIGPYSPFVARGGWVFVSGQIGADAEGRLAPGIEAQTEQCLRNLESVLAEAGLNASSVVKTTVFMADLTQFASMNEVYARHFKPPFPARATVGVAALPKGALVEIEAVAVAG; translated from the coding sequence ATGGCAACGCCGATAGGGCCGTATTCCCCCTTCGTGGCGCGAGGGGGCTGGGTTTTCGTTTCCGGCCAGATCGGAGCGGACGCCGAGGGCCGGCTCGCCCCCGGGATAGAAGCTCAAACCGAACAATGTCTGAGAAATCTAGAGTCAGTTCTTGCCGAGGCCGGGCTTAACGCCTCGTCCGTGGTCAAAACCACGGTTTTCATGGCGGATTTGACCCAGTTCGCGTCCATGAACGAGGTCTACGCCCGCCATTTTAAGCCCCCCTTCCCCGCCCGGGCCACGGTCGGGGTCGCGGCCTTGCCCAAGGGGGCCTTGGTGGAAATCGAGGCGGTGGCGGTTGCAGGGTAG
- a CDS encoding helix-turn-helix transcriptional regulator, with product MVKSIHVMVGQRVRQERLRAKLTIEQLAGLAQISTSFLSYVENRGKPASLDTIHKLALALRIPVAELFKDEPAPPKDELYDAAQQFTQLIRDKKPREREHILDVVRTLSKKRD from the coding sequence ATGGTCAAGAGCATTCACGTCATGGTGGGCCAGAGGGTGCGGCAGGAAAGGCTCAGGGCCAAGCTGACCATCGAGCAACTGGCGGGATTGGCACAAATCAGCACCAGTTTTTTAAGCTACGTAGAGAATAGGGGCAAGCCGGCCAGCCTAGACACCATCCACAAGCTGGCGTTAGCCCTGAGGATTCCCGTGGCGGAGCTGTTCAAGGACGAGCCGGCACCACCCAAAGACGAGCTCTACGACGCGGCCCAGCAATTCACCCAGCTCATCCGCGACAAGAAGCCCCGCGAAAGGGAGCATATACTGGACGTGGTGCGGACGTTGTCCAAGAAGCGGGACTGA